In Aspergillus fumigatus Af293 chromosome 4, whole genome shotgun sequence, one genomic interval encodes:
- a CDS encoding putative phthalate transporter, with protein sequence MSPPTSEKPGSVQNIEDVGQRALDNIDYDEEYSYEEQRKIIHRIDRRLVTMTGLAYCISLMDRTNLSMAAVAGMTKELGLHIGTRYSVIVLIFFVPYVIFQPIMTVITRKLGPTFFLGAIVISWGAILIVCFPVQVEGHQPNHKTGNGLHERLEANDYDVQKRFSVFYLIGCVASALAGILAFGLSQMGGIQGLGGWRWIFIMEGVITGVIGVLTLLLLVDFPDRAHKSWRFLSEKECAFVVRRINRDRSDADDEPFSLIRFLTPALDPKIWGFAMIFLCTTTVTYAIAYFLPIILQQGMGYSVGASQCLVAPPFVFAGIVMFSSAWVGDKYRVRGVLVAVNSILCLIGLPILGFHSNNAVRYFGVFLATAGANANIPAIMAYQANNVRGQWTRALSSATLVGFGGIGGILSSLVFRSQDAPGYRPGMWTTIGCNILILVIVAAMSVWFRICNKQADRGQRIIEGSADFRYTI encoded by the exons ATGTCACCTCCTACCAGCGAGAAACCGGGCAGCGTGCAAAATATCGAGGATGTCGGCCAGCGCGCCCTCGACAACATCGACTATGACGAGGAATACTCGTACGAAGAGCAGCGCAAGATCATCCACCGCATTGACCGGCGGCTGGTCACCATGACAGGTCTTGCATACTGCATCTCGCTGATGGACAGGACGAATCTCAGTATGGCTGCTGTGGCCGG TATGACCAAGGAGTTGGGATTGCATATCGGAACGAGATAC TCCGTCATTGTGCTTATCTTCTTCGTCCCCTATGTCATCTTCCAACCCATCATGACGGTAATCACGAGAAAGCTGGGTCCTACATTCTTCCTGGGGGCTATTGTCATTTCATGGGGCGCAATCTTAATCGTATGTTTCCCTGTTCAGGTCGAGGGACATCAGCCTAACCATAAGACAGGGAATGGGCTTCACGAAAGATTGGAAGCAAATGACT ACGACGTCCAGAAACGTTTTTCGGTCTTCTATCTTATTGGATGTGTTGCCTCTGCCCTGGCGGGTATTCTTGCTTTCGGTTTGTCTCAAATGGGTGGTATCCAGGGCTTGggaggctggagatggaTCTTCATCATGGAGGGAGTG ATCACCGGCGTTATTGGAGTCTTGACCCTTCTCCTACTCGTCGACTTTCCCGATCGCGCACACAAGTCCTGGCGATTCCTCAGTGAAAAGGAATGCGCCTTTGTCGTCCGGCGCATCAACCGGGACCGAtccgatgctgatgatgagcCCTTCAGTCTAATTCGCTTCCTCACCCCGGCCCTCGACCCGAAGATTTGGGGCTTCGCAATGATTTTCCT ctgcaccaccaccgtcacCTACGCCATCGCATACTTCCTGCCCATTATCCTCCAGCAAGGCATGGGCTACAGCGTCGGCGCCTCGCAATGCCTTGTCGCACCTCCCTTCGTCTTCGCCGGCATCGTCATGTTCTCCTCTGCCTGGGTCGGCGACAAGTACCGCGTGCGGGGCGTTCTCGTCGCCGTCAACTCCATCCTGTGCCTGATCGGCCTGCCCATCCTGGGCTTCCACTCGAACAACGCTGTCCGCTACTTTGGCGTCTTCCTCGCCACGGCCGGCGCCAACGCCAACATCCCCGCGATCATGGCCTACCAGGCCAACAATGTCCGCGGTCAGTGGACTAGAGCGCTCTCCAGCGCGACGCTGGTGGGATTCGGGGGGATTGGCGGTATCCTCAGCAGTCTGGTGTTCCGGTCTCAGGATGCGCCGGGCTATCGGCCTGGCATGTGGACGACCATCGG ATGCAATATTCTGATTTTGGTTATTGTGGCGGCTATGAGCGTGTGGTTCCGCATCTGCAACAAGCAGGCGGATCGGGGGCAACGGATTATCGAGGGATCGGCCGACTTCCGGTATACGATTTAA